The following are encoded together in the Triticum dicoccoides isolate Atlit2015 ecotype Zavitan chromosome 6B, WEW_v2.0, whole genome shotgun sequence genome:
- the LOC119325338 gene encoding galactoside 2-alpha-L-fucosyltransferase-like: MHRKAKVFAEGVTEQEASPAAVLPRTATARDLLEAEEAPDQCSMTPRKKNKKRPMDAGERRCRPAVNLLLVAFVVAVLLAVVLLVDGVGVPAVWIAAAGAQLRRGSGYAWLPYARNAPDKLLGGLLADEVDDKTCRSRHESSAYRRNTPRRPSPHLVARLRRHEELQRRCGPGSDAYGRAIQQLSAGRSAVDAECKYVVSVCNRGLGNRILAVASAFLYALLTDRVLLIDRGNGMDELFCEPFPGATWLLPPDFPVAGLANITVDAAETYGNMLKNKVLTVDSKEPVQVPALAYAYLEHDYGDGDKRFFCDDDQRLMSSIQWLVARMDTYSVPGLFQVPSFADELAALFPERDAVFHHLGRYLFHPADHVWSLVSRYYRAYLARAEQLVGIQLRVFDSEQGKSPHILRQITSCVWKEKLLPEVLAAGEPVITPVPGGMSRTVLIASLRPWFYERIKSMYWEQPTASGEDVGVHQPSHEEYQQFGRRSHDTKAWAEMYLLSLCDVLVTSGWSTFGYVAQGLAGVTPWVMYRPVNFSETPDPPCGRDVSMEPCFHTPPMYDCKLKHTADTARSVPHLRRCEDVKWGLKLVGPK; this comes from the exons ATGCACCGCAAGGCCAAGGTGTTCGCGGAGGGCGTCACGGAGCAGGAGGCGTCGCCGGCGGCCGTGCTGCCGAGGACCGCCACGGCGCGCGACTTGCTGGAGGCCGAGGAGGCTCCGGACCAGTGCTCCATGACGCcgcggaagaagaataagaagaggccGATGGACGCCGGTGAGAGGCGGTGCAGGCCGGCGGTCAACCTGTTGCTCGTCGCCTTCGTCGTGGCCGTGCTGCTGGCGGTCGTCCTTCTTGTCGACGGCGTCGGCGTTCCCGCGGTCTGGATCGCCGCTGCCGGAGCCCAGCTGCGCCGAG GTTCCGGTTACGCCTGGTTACCGTACGCGAGGAACGCGCCGGACAAACTCCTCGGCGGCCTCCTGGCCGACGAAGTCGACGACAAGACATGCCGCAGCAGGCACGAGTCCTCCGCGTACCGACGGAACACGCCGCGGCGGCCTTCCCCGCACCTCGTCGCGAGGCTGCGACGGCACGAAGAGCTCCAGCGACGGTGTGGCCCCGGCAGCGACGCGTACGGCCGCGCCATCCAGCAGCTGAGCGCCGGCAGGAGCGCCGTCGACGCCGAGTGCAAGTACGTGGTCTCCGTCTGCAACCGCGGCCTCGGcaaccgcatcctcgccgtcgcgtCGGCGTTCCTCTACGCGCTGCTCACCGACCGCGTCCTCCTCATCGACCGGGGCAACGGCATGGACGAGCTCTTCTGCGAGCCGTTCCCCGGCGCGACGTGGCTGCTGCCCCCGGACTTCCCCGTGGCGGGCCTCGCCAACATCACCGTCGACGCCGCCGAGACCTACGGCAACATGCTCAAGAACAAGGTGCTCACGGTGGACTCCAAGGAGCCGGTGCAGGTGCCGGCGTTGGCGTACGCCTACCTTGAGCACGACTACGGCGACGGCGACAAGAGGTTCTTCTGCGACGACGACCAGCGGCTCATGTCCAGCATCCAGTGGCTGGTTGCGAGGATGGACACCTACAGCGTGCCGGGGCTGTTCCAGGTCCCGTCGTTCGCGGACGAGCTCGCCGCGCTCTTCCCGGAGCGCGACGCCGTGTTCCACCACCTCGGCCGCTACCTCTTTCACCCGGCCGACCACGTCTGGAGCCTCgtctcgcggtactaccgcgcctaccTCGCGCGTGCGGAGCAGCTGGTCGGCATCCAGCTACGCGTCTTCGACAGCGAGCAGGGCAAGTCGCCGCACATCCTGCGGCAGATCACGTCGTGCGTGTGGAAGGAGAAGCTGCTCCCGGAGGTCCTCGCCGCCGGTGAGCCGGTCATCACGCCAGTGCCCGGGGGCATGTCCAGGACCGTCCTAATCGCCTCGCTGAGGCCGTGGTTCTACGAGCGCATCAAGAGCATGTACTGGGAGCAGCCGACGGCGAGCGGCGAGGACGTGGGCGTGCACCAGCCGAGCCACGAGGAGTACCAGCAGTTCGGCCGGAGGTCGCACGACACCAAGGCGTGGGCGGAGATGTACCTGCTCAGCCTCTGCGACGTGCTCGTCACCTCCGGCTGGTCCACGTTCGGGTACGTCGCGCAGGGGCTCGCCGGCGTCACGCCGTGGGTCATGTACCGCCCGGTCAACTTCAGCGAGACGCCGGACCCGCCCTGCGGCCGCGACGTGTCCATGGAGCCCTGCTTCCACACGCCGCCCATGTACGATTGCAAGCTCAAACACACGGCGGACACCGCGAGGTCGGTGCCGCATCTCCGGCGCTGCGAGGACGTGAAATGGGGCTTGAAGCTTGTTGGCCCCAAATAG
- the LOC119321983 gene encoding peroxidase 2-like: MAADKLAALVVVALLGCVAHTCQASYGYPNPLPPTPSPPPPAAPAPAVLTVGYYQTKCHNAEKIVREVVEEAAKADPGISAALIRLFFHDCFVRGCDASVLLDNTTANPQTEKFGIPNFPSLRGYEVIDAAKEKLEKECEGVVSCADIVAFAGRDATVLLSGKKKFSFLDFLWGDRKSNFDMPAGRYDGNMSLASETLPNLPPPFANVSVLEDMFRVKGLSLEDMVTLSGAHTVGISHCSSFLDRLPPNPSSMDPTLAASLQGQCSRGGDPTVVQDPETPDDLDNQYYDNVQKRKVLFKSDAALMSSETTSRLVDNHAKDLREWLKQFKAAMVKMGSIEVKTEANGQIRKHCRFVN; this comes from the exons ATGGCTGCTGACAAGCTTGCTGCCTTGGTTGTGGTAGCATTGCTTGGTTGTGTGGCGCACACATGCCAAGCGAGCTATGGGTATCCCAACCCATTGCCGCCCACCCCAAGCCCACCACCTCCTGCGGCACCCGCACCAGCGGTACTCACCGTGGGCTACTACCAAACGAAGTGCCATAACGCGGAGAAGATCGTGAGGGAGGTCGTCGAGGAGGCTGCAAAGGCCGACCCTGGCATCAGCGCCGCGCTCATCCGCCTCTTCTTCCACGACTGTTTTGTCAGG GGTTGCGATGCCTCGGTTCTCCTTGACAACACCACGGCCAACCCGCAGACGGAGAAGTTCGGCATCCCCAACTTCCCCAGCCTCCGCGGTTACGAGGTGATCGACGCGGCCAAGGAGAAGCTTGAGAAGGAGTGCGAGGGGGTCGTCTCGTGCGCCGACATCGTAGCCTTCGCCGGGCGCGACGCCACCGTTTTGCTAAGCGGAAAAAAGAAGTTCAGCTTCCTCGACTTCCTATGGGGTGACAGGAAGTCCAACTTCGACATGCCGGCCGGCCGCTACGACGGGAACATGTCCCTCGCCAGCGAGACCCTCCCCAACCTGCCCCCTCCCTTCGCCAACGTCAGTGTCCTCGAGGATATGTTCAGAGTGAAGGGGCTCAGCCTCGAGGACATGGTCACCCTCTCGGGCGCCCATACGGTCGGGATCTCCCACTGCTCGTCCTTCCTTGACCGCCTACCCCCAAACCCCTCATCGATGGATCCTACTTTAGCCGCATCCCTGCAGGGGCAGTGCAGCCGCGGCGGCGACCCCACTGTGGTTCAGGATCCCGAGACTCCCGATGATCTGGACAACCAATACTATGACAACGTGCAGAAACGCAAGGTGCTGTTCAAGTCAGACGCCGCGCTCATGTCATCTGAGACGACATCGAGATTGGTCGACAATCACGCCAAGGACCTGCGGGAGTGGTTGAAGCAATTCAAGGCGGCTATGGTGAAAATGGGCAGCATCGAGGTGAAGACCGAGGCCAACGGGCAGATCAGAAAGCACTGCCGGTTTGTGAATTAA